The DNA region tagacatatatatatatatatatatacatgattaaacaccaattattccgtttttgcatattacagagttagctcccttgcgggtaggtatcgattgttacgttatttttttgtgagcgcaatttacgttgttttctccgaaacgtaatACGTAAtacaaatgacgtcacaatcattacCTACTCGGAAgtgcagataactttgtaatatgcaaattcggaattgttcaaatgatgagtatcggtggagcatctttaattgatgATAGATACAATGCAATTGTATCGTAAATCCATCTGCTGATATGTTGACATATCGGATCTCGGAAGCGTTTGTGCCTCGAAGAATCATTCGCGATATTAGAGTACCGAGATGAAATATGAACAAGTCACAGCCACGGTAACGAGAAAGAAGACAACGAAATACGCTTTGTCCAATACCTTCGCCACCATATGCCAAGTAATTGCGGTCGGTCTTTTAGCAGGAACCACGGATTCGTTGTCAATGTTAGGCTTTTCTTGATCTTTTGACAGAGGCATGACGCTGTCCCTGTTTGAGAAATCCAGGCCCAGATGATACATGCCTTTGTCATTGACTGCATTCATCGTACTGTCAGCTGCAACAGATCTCTCCAATTGGTCCGTGGTATCTATTTTCCTACGTCGAAAGATGTTCTGAGTATAAAGATAGGATTTCCGTATCCATTTGGGAACAGGTTCATCGTTATCATGTTTGCTGTATGTTCTTATTTGAAATATGTTCATCGTTACTATGGCAACGCTGATACCAACCAATGAGAGTAGATAATAGGAAATGTATGATATCGGTTGCGATGAGGCAGGCATCTTGTCGCTGACCACTGTCATATATACTGTGAAAGCGAGCAACACTGTGATACTGTAGGAAGCTCTTTCTCCCGAATTATACGGTAGGATAAAAACAAAGATGTTCACAAACGCCAACATAATGACGGGAATAACAACGCTTACCAAGAAATTCATATGGCGTCTCTCGATAGTTATATAGAAATACGCCAAGTCAAAGGTGCCTACCCAAACAGATGTGTTGGACCCTTTAACCTCCCACTCACTGTTCGTGGAAAAGTATGTGAACCACAAAGTTTTAGATGGTAAATTCAGCTTTACTTGCTGGTTTGAGTATCCCCAAGGGCCCAATCGCAGCGAACATATCTGTTGATCGAAAGGATATTTGTAAACATCTGGGGTACAGGAAGCAATCAACAATGCGCCGGGTATCCATAGAACGTTTCCGTCTGACGTCACCGTTAGTTTGAAGGCTTTGTCACCAATGGGGACGAATTCATCTGCTAGgttacataaaaacatttcagGAAGCCATATTTTGTCTTGTTTGAAAGTTAATAACGTTGTATTTCCGTACGAAGTAGAATTCCATACTAAACCTTGATCGTTCCAGGAAATATACAAGATAACAACCATAGATATCGTCCCTGCTACTTCGTCAAAATCGTTGATCGAGATGACATCTACAGTCATACTCACAGTAACGGGATTGGTTTGGTTCTGAACCGGTCGAATATCTTTGGAATAGTTTTGAAATAGGTCTTCTAACAGTAACTTAGTAAATCCCATTGTTGAGCAATCCACAGCGCAACTGCAAAGGACTACGATTAAGAATATAGAACCTTCCATCTTTAACCAGTACAGGTATTTCATATCCAGCACCACGGTGATGTGTGACGTTCCATCCACTTGGACATCCAATAATCGAATGGAGGATTTAATTGCCAGCGGCTTTCAAACCCTTTAATGGCTATGGACCAACTTAATGATCGGAAACAAACAACCATTCAACAAATGTTTATCCCCGAACTGATTATATTTCCAATATCAATGGAGACGAGAGAGGTTAGGgtattatcaatattgataaaatgttctaCCCGTTTCATATAATTGAGCTGATAATCAATTCATTACAAAATACTAGACGAGCCCATTAGACAAATAATGGAAAATCCAAAGTGATCTACCGGCAAAATTTCTggttttttaaaatgaatatctaATCATCatgttttaattcatcaaattaCGAAGAATATATATGTCACTTTTCAGGAAGTGTGAAAATGGTGCAAGTATAACTATGTTCAGGTTTACTGAAGGTTTTTGATAGTATTTTCTTAACTTAATTTGCTTGAACATTGTGATATCCACTGCTATTGCTTTCACACGAGATTGATTCTCAGTGTGAAGAGTCAATAAGATCACAAACAAATCATACAACTCCTTTAATGTGTAACATCTACAAAAAATATCGGCAAATCTTTCACAGAATTCCATGTATTACGTACACCAATACTTCAACTCTGTCTATAAATCTCTCTTTGTAcgatttatagaaaaaaaaacagcattTATTCACAGTCAAATGTTAAAATCATATTCtccattttgattaatatcTAATGAGGTTTCTAACTCTAACCAAGTTGCGACAATCGAGGTTTCTAACATTAACCACATTGCGGCAATCAAGGTTTCTAGCCCTAACTTAATTGTGGCAATCGAGGCCTTTAACCCTAACAACCAAGTTGTGGCAATCGAGGTTTCTAACCCTAACCAAGTTGTGGCAATCGAGGTTTCTAACCCTAACCAAGTTTGTGACAATCGAGGTTTCTAACCCTAACCAAGTTGTGCAATCGAGGTTTCTAACCCTAACCAAGTTGTGCAATCGAGGTTTCTAACCCAACCAAGTTAGCCCAACAATTGTGGCAATCGAGGTTTCTAACCCTAACAAGTTGTGCAATCGAGGTTTCTAACCCTAACCAAGTTGTGCAATCGAGGTTTCTAACCTAACAATTCGACAATGAGGTTTCTAACCTAACCAAGTTGGCAATCGAGGTTTCTAACCCTAACCAAGTTGTGACAATCGAGGTTTCTACCCTAACCAAGTTGTGACAATGAGGTTAACCCTAACCAAGTTGTGCAATCGAGTTCTAACCACAATTGGCAATCGAGGTGTCAATCGAGGTTTCTAACCCTAACCAAGTTGTGTCAATCGAGGTTTCTAACCCTAACCAAGTTGTGACAATCGAGGTTTCTAACCCTAACCAAGTTGTGACAATCGAGGTTTCTAACCCTAACCAAGTTGTGGCAATCGAGGTTTCTAACCCTAACCAAGTTGTGACAATCGAGGTTTCTAACCCTAACCAAGTTGTGACAATCGAGGTTTCTAACCCTAACCAAGTTGTGGCAATCGAGGTTTCTAACCCTAACCAAGTTGTGCAATCGAGGTTTCTAACCCTAACCAAGTTGTGCAATCGAGGTTTCTAACCCTAACCAAGTTGTGGCAATCGAGGTTTCTAACCCTAACCAAGTTGTGACAATCGAGGTTTCTAACCCTAACCAAGTTGTGACAATCGAGGTTTCTAACCCTAACCAAGTTGTGGCAATCGAGGTTTCTAACCCTAACCAAGTTGTGTCAAT from Argopecten irradians isolate NY chromosome 5, Ai_NY, whole genome shotgun sequence includes:
- the LOC138323888 gene encoding acetylcholine receptor subunit alpha-like — its product is MKYLYWLKMEGSIFLIVVLCSCAVDCSTMGFTKLLLEDLFQNYSKDIRPVQNQTNPVTVSMTVDVISINDFDEVAGTISMVVILYISWNDQGLVWNSTSYGNTTLLTFKQDKIWLPEMFLCNLADEFVPIGDKAFKLTVTSDGNVLWIPGALLIASCTPDVYKYPFDQQICSLRLGPWGYSNQQVKLNLPSKTLWFTYFSTNSEWEVKGSNTSVWVGTFDLAYFYITIERRHMNFLVSVVIPVIMLAFVNIFVFILPYNSGERASYSITVLLAFTVYMTVVSDKMPASSQPISYISYYLLSLVGISVAIVTMNIFQIRTYSKHDNDEPVPKWIRKSYLYTQNIFRRRKIDTTDQLERSVAADSTMNAVNDKGMYHLGLDFSNRDSVMPLSKDQEKPNIDNESVVPAKRPTAITWHMVAKVLDKAYFVVFFLVTVAVTCSYFISVL